A single Fusobacterium sp. JB019 DNA region contains:
- a CDS encoding response regulator transcription factor, producing the protein MKLLIVDDDKDILNMIKIYLSSEGYEILEANNGLKALEILDKNPDIALIILDIMMPKLNGFDTCEKIRKKYTMPIIFLTAKMAEIDQILGFSSGGDDYIIKPFTPIDLSLRVKANIRRYFNYSKSNMDDSIIEIGDLCINTNAHIITKNKRLLKLTKTEFGILQLLVSNRGRIYSIEQIYEYVWNENCIINVDNTVSVHIKKLRDKIEDDGKNPKYIKTVWGVGYRVD; encoded by the coding sequence GTGAAATTATTAATCGTTGATGATGACAAAGATATCTTAAATATGATTAAAATATATTTAAGTTCTGAAGGATATGAAATATTAGAAGCAAATAATGGTTTAAAAGCTTTAGAAATATTAGATAAAAATCCTGATATAGCTCTTATTATTTTAGATATCATGATGCCTAAATTAAATGGTTTTGACACTTGTGAAAAAATAAGAAAAAAATATACCATGCCAATAATTTTTTTAACTGCAAAAATGGCTGAAATTGATCAAATTTTAGGATTTTCATCTGGTGGAGATGATTATATTATAAAACCTTTTACTCCAATAGATCTTTCTCTTAGAGTTAAAGCTAATATTAGAAGATATTTTAATTATTCCAAATCAAATATGGATGATTCTATAATTGAAATTGGTGATTTATGTATAAATACTAATGCTCATATTATCACAAAAAATAAGCGACTTTTAAAATTAACTAAAACTGAATTTGGAATTCTTCAATTACTTGTATCTAATAGAGGAAGGATTTATAGTATTGAACAAATTTATGAATATGTTTGGAATGAAAATTGTATTATTAATGTAGATAACACTGTTTCTGTTCATATAAAAAAACTAAGAGATAAAATAGAAGATGATGGAAAAAATCCAAAATATATTAAAACTGTTTGGGGAGTTGGCTATCGTGTGGATTAA
- a CDS encoding HAMP domain-containing sensor histidine kinase, with protein MWIKKISYSINNSLKGYLISRFLFFLILNFSIFIASEPLENIIVSHHVKIQFKKDIKEIDKIINSIQNEIKKNNLTISESLHIKELNSLRNYKILFLNSKNFDLNSFELFTGVDLEYANLFTKKYNIQFKNEKGTFYILPSNIQDIFGYYDIILLTTLFLILIVEMILVLKKPLNYIKEIEQDINKISNGNFEHRIPLRYSNELTKLCQTVNKAAELILKTLENEKENEIKQRKLITNMSHDLRTPLTSIIGYLNLISLENKFTNEEKAKYISVALNNSYRLKSLIDELFYYSKLINNDLKLNFNIINIGLFLNQYITEEAYDLKINFNSKKIFLNLDIPQTQRILDNIFSNIRKYKDKDSEITIKIIKKNNMAQIIFENYTEENLKNKVHLLFERLYVSKEERNDSSGLGLAIVKEIVKSLKGNVYAEYENKLFKLILEFPIVNL; from the coding sequence GTGTGGATTAAAAAAATTTCTTATTCTATAAATAATTCTTTAAAAGGATATTTAATTTCACGCTTTTTATTTTTTCTTATCCTAAATTTTTCAATTTTTATAGCTTCAGAACCTCTAGAAAATATAATTGTAAGTCACCACGTAAAAATTCAATTTAAAAAGGATATAAAAGAAATTGATAAAATTATAAATTCTATACAAAATGAAATCAAAAAAAATAATTTAACCATCAGCGAATCTTTACATATAAAAGAACTAAACTCTCTTAGAAATTATAAAATATTATTCTTAAATTCTAAAAATTTTGATTTAAACAGTTTTGAACTTTTTACTGGAGTAGATTTAGAATATGCTAATTTATTTACTAAAAAATACAATATCCAGTTTAAAAATGAAAAAGGAACTTTTTATATTCTTCCTTCTAATATTCAAGATATTTTTGGATATTATGACATTATTCTTTTAACAACTTTATTTTTAATTTTAATCGTTGAGATGATTCTTGTTTTAAAAAAACCTCTTAATTATATAAAAGAAATTGAACAGGATATAAATAAAATTTCAAATGGAAATTTTGAACATCGAATTCCTTTAAGATATTCAAATGAACTTACAAAACTTTGTCAAACAGTAAATAAGGCTGCTGAACTTATTTTAAAAACTTTAGAAAATGAAAAAGAAAATGAAATAAAACAAAGAAAATTAATTACAAATATGTCTCATGATTTAAGAACTCCTTTAACTTCTATTATAGGATATTTAAATTTAATTTCATTAGAAAATAAATTTACCAATGAAGAAAAAGCAAAATATATAAGTGTAGCTTTAAATAATAGCTATAGATTAAAAAGTTTAATCGATGAATTATTTTATTATTCTAAACTTATCAACAACGATCTTAAATTAAATTTTAATATTATTAATATTGGGTTATTTTTAAACCAATACATTACTGAAGAAGCCTATGACTTAAAAATAAATTTTAATTCTAAAAAAATATTTTTAAATCTTGATATTCCACAAACTCAAAGAATACTCGATAATATATTTAGTAATATCCGAAAATATAAAGATAAAGACAGTGAAATAACTATAAAAATAATAAAGAAAAATAACATGGCCCAAATTATTTTTGAAAATTATACTGAAGAGAACTTAAAAAACAAAGTTCACCTTCTTTTTGAAAGACTTTATGTTTCTAAAGAGGAAAGAAATGATTCCTCTGGGCTTGGACTTGCAATTGTTAAAGAAATTGTAAAAAGTTTAAAAGGAAATGTTTACGCAGAATATGAAAACAAATTATTTAAATTAATTTTAGAATTTCCTATTGTTAATTTATAA
- a CDS encoding cytochrome c biogenesis protein/redoxin, with translation MIFVIAFLAGIFSFFSPCILPVLPLYLGYLGINDFKNKKSIIINTISFAIGISFAFFLLALAFSSFGNLFNNYKNIIIKLGSIFIILLGLFQLDILKFDFLKKEYKFPIKLNKMNPLIAFIFGFTFSFSWTPCIGPALSSILITISTLESFDKGILLITFYTLGFIIPFLITGLFSSYILKLIKKNQNLIKYTNKIMGIIIILIGLFSLFNSNDFEVKNYSENTKIETTEKQNFNLKNSIAPDFNLKNQYGNIESLSLYKNKVIFLNFWATWCPPCRNEMPHIQELYEEYGENKNDVIFIGVNNENQESMINFLNKNNYSFPVVTDVEEEVMKNYKINAFPTTFIIGKDGKIVDFIIGEASKKTMKKYIEKAR, from the coding sequence ATGATTTTTGTTATTGCTTTTTTAGCTGGAATATTTTCTTTTTTTTCTCCATGTATTCTTCCTGTATTACCACTTTATCTTGGTTATTTAGGAATTAACGATTTTAAAAATAAAAAATCTATAATTATAAACACTATTTCGTTTGCTATAGGAATTTCATTTGCTTTTTTCTTATTAGCTCTTGCTTTTTCTAGTTTTGGAAATTTATTTAATAATTATAAAAATATAATTATTAAATTAGGTAGTATTTTTATTATTTTATTAGGACTATTTCAGTTGGATATTCTTAAGTTTGATTTTTTAAAAAAGGAATATAAATTTCCAATTAAATTAAATAAGATGAATCCATTAATTGCTTTTATTTTTGGATTTACATTTAGTTTTTCTTGGACTCCTTGTATTGGACCAGCCTTATCTTCAATTTTGATAACAATTTCAACTTTAGAAAGTTTTGACAAAGGAATTCTTCTTATAACTTTTTATACATTAGGATTTATTATACCTTTCTTAATTACAGGGTTATTTTCTTCTTATATTCTAAAATTAATAAAGAAAAATCAAAACTTAATTAAATACACTAATAAAATTATGGGGATAATTATAATTTTAATTGGATTATTTTCTCTATTTAATTCTAATGATTTTGAAGTTAAAAACTATTCAGAAAATACTAAAATTGAAACTACTGAAAAGCAAAATTTCAATTTAAAAAATAGTATCGCTCCTGATTTTAATTTAAAAAATCAATATGGAAATATTGAATCATTATCCCTTTACAAAAATAAAGTTATTTTTCTTAATTTTTGGGCAACTTGGTGCCCTCCTTGTAGAAATGAAATGCCTCATATACAAGAATTATATGAAGAATACGGAGAAAATAAAAATGATGTTATTTTTATAGGAGTTAATAACGAAAATCAAGAATCTATGATTAATTTTTTAAATAAAAATAATTATTCTTTTCCTGTTGTAACAGATGTTGAAGAAGAAGTCATGAAAAATTATAAAATAAATGCTTTTCCTACTACCTTTATTATAGGAAAAGATGGAAAAATAGTTGATTTTATAATTGGGGAAGCTTCAAAAAAAACAATGAAAAAATATATTGAAAAAGCAAGATAA